From one Prochlorococcus marinus str. MIT 0912 genomic stretch:
- a CDS encoding chorismate lyase, whose translation MNSRQSQLPSPEVIWKASKESVLSGRGNYKLSGAWQLMLLGDGSPTRHLKLLTGHEVAIKVISMAMENNNEIGVPEEVNELEPPLIRRQVWLTCGDLTLAWAESWWNYQEAETHLRNKDQPIWKSLTQGRSELFREVDGLSLVNANWLKLEFNEEGPFWSRHYRFFRQQKELTVIREVFSPKLEKWLGPIPRKAF comes from the coding sequence GTGAATTCACGTCAATCTCAATTACCCTCGCCTGAAGTGATTTGGAAAGCATCGAAAGAAAGTGTTCTTTCAGGAAGAGGGAATTATAAGCTTTCTGGAGCTTGGCAGTTAATGCTATTGGGTGACGGCAGCCCAACAAGACATCTCAAGCTCTTAACAGGTCATGAAGTTGCCATAAAAGTTATTTCTATGGCAATGGAAAATAATAATGAAATTGGTGTACCAGAAGAAGTCAATGAGTTAGAACCACCCTTAATACGAAGACAAGTTTGGCTGACATGCGGAGACTTAACCCTGGCATGGGCTGAAAGCTGGTGGAATTATCAAGAAGCAGAAACACATCTGCGCAACAAGGATCAACCTATCTGGAAAAGCCTCACACAAGGTCGCTCAGAACTTTTCAGAGAGGTAGATGGATTGAGTTTAGTCAATGCCAATTGGCTGAAATTAGAATTCAATGAAGAAGGTCCTTTTTGGAGCAGGCATTACCGATTTTTTCGTCAACAAAAAGAATTAACAGTAATCAGAGAAGTTTTTAGCCCAAAGTTAGAAAAATGGCTAGGACCAATACCAAGGAAGGCTTTTTGA
- a CDS encoding RNA helicase has product MSSYKNRNQIRQRSRAPLDRRMDKWIQTGKQVVDGVAGNRPGQRRRGWQDQDTSPNFEKVGRWMEEKIDWFFEDDDDWLDNADLDDEPFQESINNIKRPLSAISLRAPKALPPQIEERRNNSDELDEWPDDQSFKLNKWERKDNLIKQNAPDFNDSFLDERTPQKRKNIPRSSRRKY; this is encoded by the coding sequence ATGAGCTCATATAAAAATCGTAATCAAATTCGTCAGCGATCTCGAGCACCCCTTGATCGCAGAATGGATAAGTGGATACAAACTGGAAAACAGGTTGTAGATGGTGTTGCAGGTAATCGCCCTGGTCAAAGAAGGCGAGGGTGGCAAGATCAAGATACTTCGCCAAATTTCGAAAAAGTTGGTCGTTGGATGGAAGAGAAAATTGATTGGTTTTTTGAGGATGATGACGATTGGTTGGATAATGCAGATTTAGATGATGAACCGTTTCAGGAAAGCATAAACAATATAAAAAGACCCTTAAGTGCGATTTCCTTAAGAGCCCCTAAAGCTTTACCACCTCAGATTGAAGAAAGGAGAAATAATTCAGATGAACTGGATGAATGGCCAGATGATCAATCTTTTAAATTAAATAAGTGGGAAAGAAAAGATAATTTAATTAAGCAAAATGCACCGGATTTCAACGATTCTTTTCTAGATGAACGAACTCCTCAAAAAAGAAAAAACATACCAAGATCTAGTCGAAGAAAGTACTGA
- a CDS encoding SprT family zinc-dependent metalloprotease, with protein sequence MSLIPVLPLFIELNRQYFQNSLFENGVPRVSVRWSDGRMRTTAGIYRSKTNFLGVKASEIILSRPVLENLPQKALKSTLCHEMIHAWIDLVLKVEEAHGPHFHKRMAEINSVQTDFQVTIRHSFPISKRIPKWVATCPSCKKSFSYQRIVKGAACRSCCNNYFGGRWDQKCVLEFQLFSISNK encoded by the coding sequence ATGTCTTTAATACCTGTTTTACCATTATTTATTGAATTAAACAGGCAATATTTTCAGAACTCTTTGTTCGAGAATGGAGTTCCAAGAGTCTCTGTTCGTTGGAGTGATGGCCGCATGCGCACTACGGCTGGGATCTATAGAAGTAAAACGAATTTCTTAGGAGTTAAAGCTAGTGAAATAATACTGTCTAGACCGGTATTGGAGAATCTTCCCCAAAAGGCATTGAAGAGTACCTTGTGCCACGAAATGATTCATGCCTGGATAGATCTTGTCCTGAAAGTTGAAGAGGCTCACGGGCCTCATTTTCATAAACGTATGGCAGAGATCAATTCTGTTCAAACTGATTTTCAAGTAACAATTCGACACTCGTTCCCAATCTCAAAACGAATTCCCAAATGGGTGGCAACTTGCCCTTCTTGTAAAAAAAGTTTTAGTTATCAACGAATTGTTAAAGGCGCTGCCTGTCGCAGTTGTTGTAATAATTATTTTGGAGGGCGATGGGATCAAAAATGCGTACTTGAATTTCAACTTTTTTCAATAAGTAATAAATAA